Proteins encoded together in one Phaeodactylum tricornutum CCAP 1055/1 chromosome 25, whole genome shotgun sequence window:
- a CDS encoding predicted protein, which produces MYADMFDPLGAAGARRRAANARNVVAAPPPLVSFDAGLVDLTLRDDGSYDCQPNEHLRAQIRLLWSDGNLQWQVYNRRDNKVESTTPVTDDVGTFQRVPLSEKTHPQDRIYVWNKAPGQYQMYWMQDATFEDEDETILKVNQYLADPHSAKPASETATDSEGASHSNRLMGMDDTIAADESHLRRINNDNNNNTSSSQVDALSTILENLGIPQSSQGTPSGADTTPAAAMNTGTTGSLTLADLQGAMASMQQQTGAATPTVGPPLDQVVTPQAMDRLMDNEAARGRLVALLPEGQQTPEALRENLRSPQIQQTLRALTQALLPDDEGNTDGFYSVLANFQLDPAHGQDALTQHNNPIQAFLDALLAKVEQDSNTESPDEEAKQD; this is translated from the coding sequence ATGTACGCGGATATGTTTGATCCGTTGGGTGCGGCGGGAGCCCGTCGTCGGGCGGCCAACGCGCGGAACGTCGTCGCGGCGCCTCCGCCGTTGGTCTCCTTCGACGCGGGCCTCGTCGATTTGACACTCCGGGACGACGGTTCGTACGACTGCCAACCCAACGAACACTTGCGGGCACAAATCCGTTTGCTCTGGAGCGACGGGAACTTGCAGTGGCAAGTCTACAATCGACGGGACAACAAGGTGGAATCCACCACGCCCGTGACTGACGACGTAGGAACCTTTCAACGCGTCCCGTTGTCCGAGAAAACGCATCCTCAAGACAGAATCTACGTATGGAATAAGGCACCGGGACAGTACCAAATGTATTGGATGCAGGATGCGACCttcgaagacgaagacgagacgATTCTCAAGGTCAATCAGTATCTGGCGGATCCGCATTCGGCGAAACCCGCTTCCGAAACAGCCACCGACAGTGAGGGGGCTTCGCACAGCAATCGTTTGATGGGCATGGACGACACGATCGCTGCCGACGAGAGCCACCTCCGAAGGATCAACAATGACAACAATAACAATACCAGCTCGTCGCAGGTCGATGCTCTCAGTACCATTCTCGAAAACCTAGGAATCCCCCAAAGCAGTCAAGGAACCCCATCCGGGGCCGATACCACTCCTGCTGCTGCGATGAACACCGGCACTACTGGGTCCCTAACTTTGGCCGACTTACAGGGTGCCATGGCGAGTATGCAGCAGCAAACGGGAGCTGCGACTCCCACGGTCGGTCCGCCCTTGGATCAAGTCGTCACACCGCAAGCCATGGATCGCTTGATGGACAACGAGGCCGCTCGGGGTCGCCTCGTGGCCCTCTTGCCTGAAGGGCAACAAACTCCAGAAGCGCTGCGGGAAAATCTACGATCGCCGCAAATTCAGCAAACGCTACGCGCCTTGACGCAAGCCTTGTTGCCGGATGACGAAGGCAACACCGACGGATTTTACTCCGTCCTTGCCAATTTTCAACTAGATCCAGCCCACGGACAAGATGCTCTCACCCAACACAACAATCCTATTCAAGCCTTTCTCGATGCTCTCCTCGCCAAGGTGGAACAGGACTCGAACACAGAGAGCCCGGACGAGGAAGCGAAGCAGGACTAA
- a CDS encoding predicted protein has product MFQYRPPGYGEAICERPFAQGPEGKAGYQGLRKIEIARTNQSIKVLCMVYTHSKKHDNLRSVVETWGSKCDGFMAASNVTDASLGAVNLLHEGPEDYGNMWLKVKAMWQYAYDHYRNDYNFFHVGGDDHYVIVENLRYTAATGNWHGPWNQSSPLYLGGPMADKFESTRYCGGGSGYTLNRVALRQLVEELLAHPDCWPHWRAPDEDRIMASCFRRTGLQCMDTNDESKESRYHPWDVNYHAQWTKRQGGNWWPSLLETRQGIPQPEGLGQISKSSVSFHLKPIKENGRNDLPPDKGMRRYHAILYGLCDNHTTGTSNTTTLRIT; this is encoded by the coding sequence ATGTTTCAGTATCGTCCACCGGGATATGGAGAGGCTATTTGCGAACGTCCATTTGCCCAAGGGCCGGAAGGCAAAGCTGGCTACCAGGGCTTGCGAAAGATTGAAATTGCGAGGAcgaatcaatcaatcaaagTGCTGTGTATGGTGTATACCCATAGCAAAAAGCATGATAATCTCCGTTCGGTAGTCGAGACCTGGGGCAGCAAGTGCGACGGTTTTATGGCGGCCTCGAACGTGACCGATGCTTCGCTGGGTGCGGTAAATTTGCTCCACGAAGGGCCGGAAGACTACGGCAACATGTGGTTGAAAGTCAAGGCCATGTGGCAATACGCGTACGACCACTACCGGAACGACTATAATTTCTTTCACGTGGGTGGAGACGATCACTACGTAATTGTGGAGAATTTGCGTTACACGGCGGCGACTGGAAATTGGCACGGTCCTTGGAATCAATCGTCTCCGTTGTACTTGGGTGGACCCATGGCGGACAAGTTCGAATCGACGCGCTACTGTGGGGGTGGTAGCGGGTACACATTGAATCGTGTTGCTTTGCGACAACTGGTGGAAGAGTTGTTGGCGCATCCCGACTGCTGGCCGCACTGGCGTGCACCAGACGAAGATCGTATCATGGCGAGCTGCTTTCGAAGGACGGGACTCCAGTGTATGGATACAAACGACGAAAGCAAGGAGTCTCGGTACCATCCATGGGACGTCAATTACCATGCACAGTGGACGAAACGGCAGGGCGGCAACTGGTGGCCCTCGCTATTGGAAACCCGGCAGGGCATTCCGCAACCGGAGGGTCTGGGCCAAATTTCCAAATCGAGCGTTTCGTTTCATTTGAAACCAATCAAGGAAAACGGGAGAAACGATTTGCCTCCAGACAAAGGGATGCGGCGCTATCACGCGATTCTGTACGGTCTGTGTGACAATCACACAACCGGTACCTCCAATACTACTACCCTACGCATAACATAA
- a CDS encoding predicted protein, translated as MGTEITFVDFRNTLLHTGMVEKLEVINKKMARVVLKPNAKVSNTTAGSSNTTNGLTASPNSNGKKEKSFYFFIGSVESLEEKLTKAQAHVHPEDWVEVQYMSRTNWTLELLKSLPMVAFVAAVYFGSRGLSGIPGAGAAGRGGGAGGIFSIGKSTAKKITKEDVSVTFADVAGCQQAKMEIMEFVDFLQNSERFTKLGAKIPKGALLCGPPGTGKTLLAKAVAGESGVPFYSISGSDFIEMFVGVGPSRVRDLFKEARANAPCIVFIDEIDAVGRQRGRGGFSGGNDERENTLNQLLVEMDGFSPTTGVVVLAGTNRADILDQALTRPGRFDRQITVDRPDLQGRKEIFEVHLRGIKLEGEVKEYAGRLAGLTPGFAGADIANICNEAAIVAARRKAESVTIVDFETATDRIIGGLESNKIMSTEERSIVAHHEAGHAVAGWFLEHADPLLKVTIIPRTSGALGFAQYLPREVFLRSQEQIMDLVCMALAGRAAEEVFFGRVTTGASDDLRRVTQLVYSTIKDYGMNSRVGQLSFPRDDNAGPGEKRYSDSTAEAMDDEARAIVDEAYQRTVDLMTEKKAQVEMVANLLLEKETITHDDLVDLIGARPFQGDSAYQEYVSGRGPMKKKEPQEEIDNTELDGVLTPGLA; from the exons ATGGGGACGGAGATCACGTTTGTTGATTTCCGCAATACGCTTTTGCACACGGGCATGGTGGAAAAATTGGAAGTCATCAATAAGAAAATGGCCCGCGTTGTCCTTAAACCCAACGCAAAGGTGTCCAAT ACAACTGCGGGATCTTCGAATACCACAAATGGACTCACGGCCTCTCCCAACTCcaacggaaagaaagaaaagtccTTCTACTTTTTCATTGGCAGCGTCGAATCTCTAGAAGAAAAACTGACCAAGGCTCAGGCCCATGTTCATCCCGAAGACTGGGTTGAAGTTCAATACATGTCCCGGACCAATTGGACGTTGGAGTTGCTCAAATCACTTCCGATGGTGGCCTTTGTAGCTGCAGTGTATTTTGGATCCCGTGGTTTGTCTGGAATACCAGGAGCCGGCGCTGCCGGTCGGGGAGGAGGGGCTGGTGGGATATTTTCCATCGGCAAATCGACCGCCAAAAAAATCACCAAAGAAGACGTCAGTGTGACTTTTGCAGATGTGGCAGGATGCCAACAGGCAAAAATGGAAATCATGGAATTTGTGGATTTCTTACAAAACTCGGAGCGCTTCACAAAACTGGGCGCCAAAATCCCAAAGGGCGCGCTGCTGTGTGGGCCTCCTGGAACCGGAAAGACGCTGTTGGCGAAAGCAGTCGCCGGCGAATCGGGTGTGCCCTTCTACAGTATATCCGGTTCCGACTTTATTGAAATgtttgttggtgttggaCCGTCACGTGTCCGTGATCTGTTTAAAGAAGCCAGAGCAAATGCTCCCTGTATTGTCTTTATCGATGAAATAGACGCCGTCGGTCGCCAACGTGGACGTGGCGGTTTTTCCGGTGGTAACGATGAACGAGAAAACACATTGAATCAGCTACTGGTAGAAATGGACGGGTTTTCGCCGACAACCGGGGTGGTCGTTCTGGCTGGTACCAACCGAGCCGACATTCTTGATCAGGCATTGACTCGTCCCGGACGCTTTGATCGACAAATAACCGTTGATCGACCCGATTTGCAAGGGCGCAAAGAAATTTTTGAGGTTCATTTGCGGGGCATCAAATTGGAAGGTGAGGTAAAAGAATACGCGGGTAGACTAGCTGGGTTGACGCCCGGGTTCGCTGGTGCCGATATAGCCAATATATGTAACGAAGCGGCGATTGTTGCAGCGCGTCGCAAGGCCGAGTCCGTCACAATTGTGGATTTTGAAACGGCAACAGATCGTATTATTGGCGGCTTGGAAAGCAACAAAATCATGAGCACGGAAGAGCGCAGTATCGTAGCGCACCACGAAGCTGGACACGCTGTTGCTGGATGGTTCCTGGAACATGCCGATCCATTGCTAAAGGTTACAATTATCCCTCGAACGAGCGGTGCTCTTGGATTTGCTCAATACTTGCCAAGAGAAGTATTTTTGCGCAGCCAAGAGCAAATAATGGACCTCGTTTGTATGGCATTAGCTGGACGAGCGGCTGAGGAGGTATTTTTTGGACGCGTGACAACGGGTGCTTCCGATGACTTACGACGGGTGACGCAGTTGGTCTACAGCACAATCAAGGACTACGGAATGAATAGTCGAGTCGGTCAACTTTCTTTCCCGAGAGACGATAATGCCGGGCCGGGTGAAAAGCGATACTCCGACTCGACGGCCGAAGCaatggacgacgaagccCGCGCCATTGTAGACGAGGCCTACCAGCGGACTGTAGACTTGATGACGGAGAAGAAAGCACAAGTTGAGATGGTGGCCAACttacttttggaaaaggaaacgATTACGCACGACGATTTGGTCGATCTAATTGGGGCCCGTCCGTTTCAGGGTGACAGCGCGTACCAGGAATACGTAAGCGGTCGAGGGCcgatgaaaaagaaagagcCCCAAGAAGAAATTGATAATACTGAGCTGGATGGTGTTCTTACACCAGGCCTCGCATAA
- a CDS encoding PFP pyrophosphate dependent phosphofructokinase (Pyrophosphate dependent phosphofructokinase catalyzes a reversible reaction that appears to be activated in the direction of fructose 1,6, bisphosphate formation by 2,6-bisphosphate. According to EST data, this gene is upregulated by conditions of nitrate and iron starvation.), protein MSHQANVLKGTHVNVAMMTSGGLAPCLSSSIAQLARCWVQSYREGTISGLTLRMYLGGYKGMVTGDSIVIPEHQWDSLDSLNTVGGSPIGNSRVKLTNVADCIKKGYVQHGSTPLEVASQQLIKDQVHVVHTIGGDDTNTQAATLSDYLLEKHNGKVAVIGMPKTIDNDVYPIVQTFGADTAAVQGARFFENVVNECTANPRMLILHECMGRDSGYLTAATAQKYRDILNAQDLPVGSDLPFHRKSARDIHAIWIPELKLDLVAESARLKKVMDEVGCVNIFFGEGTGVQEIVADMEANGEAVPRDAFGHVTLAKINPGQYFSQHLADNIGAEKTIVQKSGYFARSAAANDFDRQLIGACAEAGVAAAIDGHSGCMGQDEDKPNTPIRAIEFSRIKGGKPFDISQEWFQQMLKEIGQV, encoded by the exons ATGAGTCACCAAGCCAATGTACTGAAAGGCACGCACGTGAACGTCGCCATGATGACTTCCGGAGGCCTCGCGCCCTGCCTGTCGTCCAGTATTGCGCAACTCGCGCGCTGCTGGGTCCAGTCCTACCGCGAAGGAACCATCTCCGGTCTTACGCTCCGCATGTACCTTGGCGGGTACAAAGGAATGGTTACGGGAGATTCCATCGTCATTCCCGAACATCAATGGGATTCACTCGACTCTCTGAATACGGTGGGAGGATCGCCCATTGGAAATTCGCGCGTCAAG CTGACGAACGTTGCCGACTGCATTAAGAAGGGATACGTCCAACACGGCAGCACGCCCTTGGAAGTAGCTTCGCAGCAGCTCATCAAGGACCAAGTCCACGTCGTTCATACGATTGGCGGAGACGACACCAACACACAAGCTGCTACCCTTTCCGACTACCTGTTGGAAAAGCACAATGGCAAAGTCGCCGTCATCGGTATGCCCAAGACCATCGACAACGATGTTTATCCTATTGTCCAGACCTTCGGAGCCGACACAGCTGCCGTACAGGGGGCACGATTTTTCGAGAACGTTGTCAATGAATGCACTGCCAATCCTCGCATGCTTATTCTCCACGAGTGTATGGGACGCGATTCGGGATACCTTACGGCCGCTACGGCACAGAAGTACCGCGACATTCTCAATGCCCAAGACTTGCCCGTCGGCTCGGACTTGCCCTTCCACCGCAAGTCTGCCCGCGATATTCACGCCATTTGGATTCCCGAACTCAAGCTAGACTTGGTCGCCGAGTCGGCGCGTTTGAAGAAAGTCATGGACGAAGTCGGTTGCGTCAACATCTTTTTCGGCGAGGGCACGGGCGTGCAGGAAATCGTCGCGGACATGGAGGCCAACGGTGAAGCCGTGCCGCGCGATGCCTTTGGACACGTCACGTTGGCTAAAATCAATCCCGGACAGTACTTCTCCCAACACTTGGCGGACAATATTGGTGCCGAAAAGACCATTGTGCAAAAGTCGGGATACTTTGCCCGTTCCGCCGCGGCCAACGATTTCGATCGCCAACTCATCGGGGCCTGTGCCGAGGCTGGCGTCGCCGCCGCTATTGACGGACATTCCGGATGCATGGGACAGGATGAAGACAAACCCAACACGCCCATTCGAGCGATTGAATTCAGTCGCATCAAGGGTGGCAAACCCTTTGATATTTCTCAGGAATGGTTCCAACAAATGCTCAAGGAAATTGGACAAGTGTAA
- a CDS encoding predicted protein, with product MCAPQNSAFSVSSLAESLGKRKRLSYKACVLATVICLGTATGGCCAFHPVVLSRVSTRRRVSSSSPSLPSVRIQQQYHRDCRHQHGLVLFASIPVVPNAASIATGNSTNIDTKTTSHLQPRTQPPNPLSRTTKKESSSKQLTTALAFLTGVADVFLIRKYQTFCTMMTGNTMWMMKAATECQFSLVGYYVAVISSYIAGLIIFRKAEMTWKTQSLGRFCAPFVTISFLLADFWSSRNAAIRWPAATLLSASYGIINSVGSEMAGSLAFVVTGHMTKLTHVLTDRFSKQAGNKPIADKDKSTLLQSSLIIVGFAAGAFVACALLFKRPHLLDQWGAFTALGILYGSLFVWQDRESIQACCTICQAVQRCIADASALARGNRKLRLVVGNVSIVKTGGEGFRSVWTIATETMQSRCSVMSQAIPMDRLVTERAITPKRTRLDLHRSEAYTDRSAISCFELNSGTPPAKRSTLRWRKGARSCTSPSYTLLNVLSLLLTLLGQCNYTSAASNLPPCLPKINSGLSIMTIRGGTIMPYLPVYYHHLGHGGQIIGLLGAVKPFTTFLVAPLWGLIADQTQKPFVILNITFLVSLVGQLLVGVRHEALYITFMVFLTAVFNAPVKSLIDSMVMEHIPEQSSYGRLRLWGQMGFGVASSCVGILLSKSKHVPWPDTNDFSLSTENTLARLPSFLQKLVQFTDKWWRSMTGYKLLFLTYAALSAPTWFCIQAFRQMDEKSKRVAKKSRKREETTKVGEGLLLLLQNADALLFFSLVLVVGISSGVIENFAYVRMREVGGTGKQMGLSRLVSSLAGAPMFWFSGPLTETLGADRVIVLSLLSYVTRFLIYAFMRNPYHGLPAEALRGVTFAAFWSTATIYAHRVSPPGLHATMLMFLNAIYGGLGQSVGAIIGGKMQHRFGTVKTFLYSAGVDLVFVCGVVAYLNIRQDSSFKNPKPIVARKRGKQS from the exons ATGTGTGCGCCCCAGAACTCGGCTTTTTCTGTTAGTTCACTGGCAGAGTCTTTGGGGAAGCGGAAGCGACTCTCGTACAAAGCTTGCGTCCTTGCAACGGTTATTTGTCTTGGAACCGCAACTGGTGGGTGTTGCGCGTTTCATCCCGTCGTTTTGTCACGGGTATCCACACGTCGACGTGTTAGTTCATCGTCGCCTTCGTTGCCATCCGTACGGATACAGCAGCAATATCATCGAGACTGTCGCCATCAACATGGACTAGTGCTCTTTGCGTCTATACCCGTCGTTCCCAACGCAGCTTCGATAGCGACTGGCAACAGCACGAATATCGATACCAAGACAACAAGCCATCTACAACCGAGAACACAACCACCAAACCCACTCTCTCGGACTACTAAGAAGGAGTCTTCGTCAAAGCAACTCACGACAGCGTTGGCATTTTTGACGGGAGTTGCCGACGTTTTTCTCATTCGCAAATACCAAACCTTTTGTACCATGATGACGGGAAACACCATGTGGATGATGAAAGCCGCGACGGAGTGCCAGTTTAGTCTGGTTGGCTACTACGTCGCCGTTATCTCGTCTTACATAGCCGGTCTCATCATTTTTCGCAAGGCCGAAATGACGTGGAAGACGCAAAGTCTCGGCCGATTTTGTGCACCTTTTGTTACCATCAGCTTTCTACTGGCCGACTTTTGGTCCTCCCGAAACGCTGCAATTCGGTGGCCCGCCGCCACTTTGCTGAGCGCCTCCTATGGTATCATAAACTCGGTAGGGTCGGAAATGGCGGGGTCTTTGGCGTTTGTCGTCACCGGGCACATGACTAAACTTACTCACGTGTTGACGGACCGCTTTTCCAAACAAGCCGGAAACAAACCCATCGCCGACAAGGATAAGTCCACACTCTTACAATCATCACTAATCATAGTGGGGTTCGCGGCCGGAGCGTTCGTCGCGTGTGCGCTATTGTTCAAACGTCCGCACCTTCTCGATCAATGGGGAGCATTTACGGCTTTAGGAATCCTCTACGGCTCACTCTTTGTCTGGCAAGATCGAGAGTCGATCCAGGCTTG CTGCACAATATGCCAAGCCGTGCAACGATGCATCGCTGACGCG TCGGCCTTGGCCCGTGGTAATCGTAAACTGCGACTGGTCGTTGGGAACGTT TCCATTGTGAAAACAGGAGGAGAAGGGTTCCGTTCTGTCTGGACCATCGCGACCGAGACGATGCAATCTCGATGCTCGGTCATGTCGCAAGCGATTCCAATGGATCGGCTAGTAACGGAAAGAGCAATAACTCCCAAACGGACTCGATTGGACCTCCACCGATCCGAGGCGTATACAGATCGGAGCGCCATCAGTTGCTTCGAGCTAAATTCTGGAACTCCACCTGCGAAGAGGTCTACCCTTCGTTGGCGTAAAGGTGCTAGATCTTGTACTTCACCTTCATATACGCTGCTCAATGTACTAAGCTTGCTGCTTACGCTACTGGGACAGTGCAACTATACTTCTGCCGCCAGTAACTTGCCGCCATGTTTGCCCAAGATCAACTCTGGTCTATCCATCATGACAATACGGGGAG GCACAATCATGCCATATCTTCCCGTCTACTATCATCACTTGGGACACGGCGGACAAATTATCGGTTTGTTGGGCGCCGTCAAACCCTTTACCACCTTCTTGGTTGCTCCTCTTTGGGGTTTGATTGCCgaccaaacacaaaagccGTTCGTCATCCTGAACATTACTTTTTTGGTATCCTTGGTCGGTCAACTGCTTGTGGGTGTTCGTCACGAAGCGCTGTATATCACGTTTATGGTGTTTCTCACGGCCGTTTTTAATGCCCCTGTCAAGTCATTGATCGATTCCATGGTTATGGAGCACATTCCGGAGCAGTCGAGCTATGGCCGGCTTCGGTTGTGGGGTCAGATGGGATTTGGCGTGGCGAGTTCGTGCGTCGGTATTTTGTTGTCCAAGAGCAAGCATGTACCGTGGCCGGACACCAACGACTTCTCGTTATCCACCGAGAATACCCTTGCACGGCTTCCCTCCTTCCTGCAGAAGTTGGTGCAATTTACCGATAAATGGTGGCGTTCGATGACGGGGTACAAGCTACTGTTTTTGACGTACGCTGCCCTTTCTGCACCAACTTGGTTTTGCATTCAAGCATTCCGACAAATGGATGAAAAAAGCAAACGAGTAGCGAAGAAATCCAGAAAAAGAGAAGAGACTACCAAAGTAGGCGAAGGTTTGCTACTCTTGCTCCAGAACGCCGATGcccttcttttcttttctttggttcTAGTCGTGGGTATTTCGAGCGGAGTAATTGAGAATTTTGCCTACGTTCGGATGCGTGAAGTCGGTGGAACGGGTAAACAAATGGGATTGAGTAGGCTCGTCAGTAGTTTGGCCGGTGCTCCAATGTTTTGGTTTTCGGGACCTTTGACAGAAACGCTGGGAGCCGACCGTGTGATTGTGCTCTCGCTACTCAGCTACGTGACGCGATTTCTTATCTATGCTTTCATGCGTAATCCATATCACGGCCTCCCAGCAGAAGCGTTGCGTGGCGTGACATTTGCGGCGTTTTGGTCCACAGCGACAATTTACGCTCATCGAGTGTCGCCACCGGGACTGCACGCTACCATGCTTATGTTTCTGAATGCAATATACGGAGGACTTGGACAGTCGGTGGGTGCCATCATCGGGGGTAAAATGCAGCATCGCTTTGGCACGGTGAAAACTTTCCTGTACTCGGCGGGGGTTGATCTTGTGTTCGTATGCGGTGTGGTGGCGTATTTAAATATCCGGCAGGATTCCAGCTTTAAGAATCCCAAGCCGATCGTAGCCCGAAAGAGAGGAAAACAGAGTTGA
- a CDS encoding predicted protein, whose translation MSAEKEYILDEISQHTTTESCWLIIGNASNGGPKVYDVTKYLDDHPGGAEVMLDVAGQDADEFFEDIGHSKEARAELKNYLVGNFKIDAATLAKMKADAEAKAQQKNSGTGIMLIVLMALFAIAYGYYQTQMK comes from the exons ATGTCCGCCGAAAAGGAATACATACTCGACGAAATCTCTCAGCACACGACGACAGAGTCTTGTTGGCTCATCATCGGCAATGCTTCCAATG GTGGTCCCAAGGTCTACGACGTCACCAAGTACCTGGACGATCATCCCGGTGGTGCCGAAGTCATGCTAGACGTGGCCGGACAAGACGCCGATGAGTTTTTTGAAGACATTGGCCACTCCAAGGAGGCCCGCGCCGAACTCAAGAATTACCTCGTCGGCAATTTCAAAATCGACGCCGCCACTCTCGCGAAAATGAAGGCCGAcgccgaagccaaggcccaacaaaaaaattCCGGTACGGGAATCATGCTCATTGTACTCATGGCGCTCTTTGCCATTGCCTACGGATACTACCAAACGCAAATGAAGTAA
- a CDS encoding pyrroline-5-carboxylate reductase (Involved in the third step of the proline biosynthesis pathway catalysing L-proline + NAD(P)(+) = 1-pyrroline-5-carboxylate + NAD(P)H.) yields the protein KIACIGTGKMAQAVIEPMIKKGVQSAENFSVFDVSPKTMEQVHQKLGVKTADSIPELVSGADLVICAVKPQNLTPAFFQELRKSDIRQNAILLSVIAGKSSSVFTQGGFEKVVRSMPNTPATIGEGMTVWSCTPNLTVDERKKIRQVLSSCGKSMYVDDESFIDMATSISGSGPAYIFMLMESMIDAGVHMGFPRDKATTLVYHTMLGSTLYAMETGEHPAILRNSVTSPSGTTASALYELENGRFRTVIKDAMWACYRRSLEMGN from the exons AAGATCGCCTGTATCGGAACCGGCAAAATGGCACAAGCCGTCATTGAGCCCATGATTAAAAAGGGCGTGCAATCCGCCGAGAACTTCTCCGTCTTTGACGTCAGTCCCAAGACGATGGAGCAAGTGCACCAAAAACTCGGCGTCAAGACGGCGGATTCCATTCCCGAGCTCGTCTCCGGCGCCGATCTCGTCATTTGCGCCGTCAAGCCGCAGAACCTCACGCCCGCCTTTTTTCAAGAACTCCGCAAAAGTGACATTCGACAGAACGCCATTCTGCTATCCGTCATTGCGGGAAAGAGTAGTTCCGTCTTTACACAAGGCGGATTCGAAAAGGTGGTCCGATCCATGCCCAACACGCCCGCCACCATTGGTGAAGGCATGACGGTCTGGAGTTGTACGCCAAATCTCACCGTCGACGAACGCAAGAAAATCCGGCAAGTCCTGAGCTCGTGTGGAAAATCG ATgtacgtcgacgacgaatccTTCATTGACATGGCGACTAGTATTTCGGGATCTGGTCCAGCCTACATTTTCATGCTGATGGAATCCATGATTG ACGCTGGTGTGCATATGGGTTTCCCTCGCGACAAGGCTACCACGTTGGTGTACCACACAATGTTGGGATCAACCTTGTACGCCATGGAAACGGGCGAGCATCCCGCGATTCTCCGCAACAGCGTAACGTCTCCGTCCGGCACCACGGCTTCGGCCTTGTACGAGCTTGAAAACGGCCGTTTCCGGACCGTGATCAAAGACGCCATGTGGGCGTGTTACCGACGGAGTTTGGAAATGGGCAAT